In Thermanaerothrix sp., the following proteins share a genomic window:
- a CDS encoding 50S ribosomal protein L25: MKERVKVQFHDRDGLGKGACRKLRGEGMIPAVVYGPSYEAGVAGYVNAKEVQAVCASESWETTVIELAVNGKQEMALIKEIQRHPLTRDLVHLDFLQMVKDHKVRVQIPVHLHGKDVCAGVKQGGVLEQYHYELVAEVFPEDIPERVDIDVRSLEMGGEVRISDLQFGPKVHWVLPQDTVVVAVSSPEEEAESAEGEPREVEVLAKGKAKKGGE; this comes from the coding sequence ATGAAGGAAAGGGTAAAGGTGCAGTTTCACGATAGGGATGGCCTTGGCAAGGGAGCCTGCAGGAAGCTTCGCGGTGAGGGTATGATCCCGGCGGTGGTTTACGGCCCCTCCTATGAGGCTGGCGTGGCCGGATACGTTAACGCCAAGGAGGTTCAGGCGGTGTGCGCCAGCGAGAGTTGGGAGACCACCGTTATTGAGCTGGCGGTGAACGGGAAGCAGGAGATGGCGCTCATAAAGGAGATCCAGCGCCACCCCCTTACCAGGGATCTGGTGCATCTGGACTTCCTCCAGATGGTGAAGGATCACAAGGTGAGGGTTCAGATCCCTGTGCACCTGCACGGTAAGGACGTGTGCGCTGGGGTTAAGCAGGGCGGTGTGCTTGAGCAGTACCACTATGAACTGGTGGCGGAGGTGTTCCCCGAGGATATCCCGGAGCGGGTGGACATAGATGTGAGGTCCCTTGAGATGGGTGGCGAGGTGCGGATTTCGGATCTGCAGTTCGGCCCCAAGGTCCACTGGGTCTTGCCGCAGGATACGGTGGTGGTGGCGGTTTCTTCCCCGGAGGAGGAGGCGGAATCTGCCGAGGGTGAGCCCCGTGAGGTGGAGGTCCTGGCTAAGGGCAAGGCCAAGAAGGGCGGAGAGTAG
- a CDS encoding ribose-phosphate pyrophosphokinase, translating to MTAGLKEIKVLSGSSHPQFAESICMNLGVPLAACKLFRFSDGEIGVSIEESVRGADVYVVQPTCNPVNENLMELLVMVDALARASAYRINVVTPYFGYARQDRKTRSREPITAKLVANLLSVAGTDRMIAADLHAGQIQGFFDIPVDHLTGIPLLASYFKRTLKDDIEADGVVVVSPDIGGVVRARNFAGHLNADLAIVDKRRSHEVANFCEVMEIIGDVKDKVAILVDDIVDTAGTLVNAASALIEKGARRVLACATHGVLSGPAVDRIRSSVIEELVLTDTIPMSQDKMCDKITTLSIAPLFAEAIRRIHSDHSVSILFHQRPSR from the coding sequence ATGACGGCGGGGCTCAAGGAGATAAAGGTTTTATCCGGCAGCTCGCATCCTCAGTTTGCGGAGAGCATATGCATGAATCTGGGGGTGCCCCTTGCGGCTTGCAAACTCTTCAGGTTCTCCGATGGCGAGATAGGGGTTTCCATTGAGGAGAGCGTGAGGGGTGCGGATGTTTACGTGGTGCAGCCCACCTGCAACCCGGTCAACGAGAACCTTATGGAATTGCTGGTGATGGTGGACGCCCTTGCGAGGGCTTCCGCTTACAGGATAAACGTGGTTACTCCCTACTTTGGTTACGCCAGGCAGGATAGGAAGACCCGCTCCAGGGAGCCCATCACCGCCAAGTTGGTGGCCAACCTGCTCAGCGTGGCAGGCACGGACAGGATGATAGCCGCGGACCTTCATGCGGGTCAGATCCAGGGCTTCTTTGACATACCCGTTGACCATCTGACCGGGATACCCCTTTTGGCATCCTACTTCAAGAGGACATTGAAGGACGACATAGAGGCCGACGGCGTAGTGGTGGTCTCTCCGGACATTGGCGGCGTGGTGAGGGCCCGTAACTTTGCAGGGCACCTTAATGCGGATCTGGCCATAGTGGATAAGCGCAGGTCCCATGAGGTGGCCAACTTCTGTGAAGTTATGGAGATAATCGGGGATGTTAAGGACAAGGTGGCCATATTGGTGGACGATATAGTGGACACCGCCGGCACGCTGGTGAACGCCGCCAGCGCCCTTATTGAGAAGGGGGCCCGGAGGGTCTTGGCCTGCGCCACCCACGGTGTTCTGTCCGGTCCCGCGGTGGACAGGATTCGCTCCTCCGTAATAGAGGAGCTGGTGCTTACGGACACCATACCCATGAGCCAAGACAAGATGTGCGATAAGATAACCACCCTTTCAATAGCGCCGCTTTTTGCTGAAGCCATAAGGCGTATACACTCGGATCACTCCGTGAGCATCTTGTTTCATCAGCGCCCCTCGCGCTGA